A DNA window from Acetobacter aceti NBRC 14818 contains the following coding sequences:
- a CDS encoding TonB-dependent receptor plug domain-containing protein gives MMAGLSKKKLYLASGMMASSFVAVPGYAETVSVHKPVRHYKTEKNVSSSTRPVHVAPKSVNAKDAEVVHVAARKRNSVFMTSTPQHSTTQVTVVTGAELMKTGQTNVLSALAQANPAITTAALPGGGASSFVQTMQLRGQSPDDTLILVNGHRRHIGANFNSNSGTNWGSEPADISLIPVSAIDHIEVITEGASALYGQDAIAGAVNIVLKHDTHGGTVNFKNSGFYAGDGQGLDGSANYGMALGQNGGYLDLAAQVTHQLPTTRGGDFYGTLFSDSRNETANRDVQRGLGIPKSTLETISENMAVPVAKGFQFYSTSTFSHRRANVAETYRSAADSDTWINTNLYPLGNQPYITMNQYDFETDNGIRTHQLGFAWDAYITYGRDKQDYGTKDSENMSFPDSTQTSFYDGASIASEMTAGLRGSRSFHTGFLPKDINLRFGGEYRHDTFQMTEGEAASWEGLGATDHPGNVPMAVTHQNRDVYEGNVNLDFYITKKWEWTLGGRVASYNNLATVETGSIGTRYDFNKRWAIRANINTGYRPPTLGEMSYFYSAPYPGYTVDQVPANSALAKYLGAGNMKGEYSRSYTIGFDATPVDNFQITGNLYYIAINGRLGSTKSYSVNTNDSALMDLLRQSNLESATTLSYYANLYNTQTFGGDLNANYTLKTRRYGKFRFSMGINFSDNEIRSAKDNLVNEYTKMMVLHAAPKNREQISVNWEMGKWSVFVQEMRYGSVVYMAAPTGPGSVPFMQNPGFITNLEVDYKILPQWTIGVGANNLGNKYPTRVPRAIANSQQGLAKYASYSPYGFNGGMYYVKTSLDF, from the coding sequence ATGATGGCAGGTCTGTCGAAAAAGAAATTGTATCTTGCTTCCGGCATGATGGCCAGTTCCTTCGTGGCAGTGCCGGGTTATGCCGAGACGGTGTCTGTCCATAAGCCGGTAAGGCATTACAAGACAGAGAAAAATGTTTCTTCATCGACACGTCCGGTTCACGTAGCACCCAAGTCGGTCAATGCCAAGGACGCCGAGGTGGTGCATGTCGCCGCCCGCAAAAGAAACTCTGTTTTCATGACGTCCACGCCGCAGCACAGCACGACACAGGTGACCGTCGTAACGGGTGCCGAGCTCATGAAAACCGGTCAGACGAATGTGCTTTCCGCGCTGGCTCAGGCAAACCCAGCGATCACGACGGCCGCTTTGCCGGGTGGTGGCGCCAGCTCCTTCGTGCAGACCATGCAGCTACGCGGCCAGTCGCCGGATGACACGCTGATTCTGGTCAATGGTCACCGTCGCCACATCGGTGCGAATTTCAACTCCAATTCCGGCACCAACTGGGGCAGCGAACCGGCTGATATTTCGCTGATTCCGGTTTCCGCCATTGACCATATCGAAGTGATTACCGAAGGCGCTTCGGCCCTGTATGGACAGGACGCCATCGCCGGTGCGGTCAACATTGTTCTCAAGCACGATACGCATGGCGGCACCGTCAACTTCAAGAACAGCGGTTTCTATGCCGGTGACGGGCAGGGGCTTGATGGCTCGGCAAACTATGGCATGGCGCTGGGGCAGAACGGTGGCTACCTTGATCTCGCCGCGCAGGTGACGCATCAGCTGCCGACCACCAGAGGCGGCGATTTTTACGGCACCCTGTTCAGTGATTCCCGGAATGAGACGGCCAATCGCGACGTGCAGCGTGGTCTTGGCATCCCAAAATCGACACTGGAAACGATCAGCGAAAACATGGCCGTGCCGGTGGCTAAAGGCTTCCAGTTTTACAGCACGTCGACATTTTCCCATCGCCGCGCCAATGTCGCCGAGACCTACCGGAGCGCCGCGGACAGCGATACCTGGATCAACACAAACCTATATCCGCTCGGCAATCAGCCTTACATCACCATGAACCAGTATGATTTCGAAACGGACAACGGAATCAGAACGCATCAGCTTGGTTTTGCATGGGATGCCTACATTACTTACGGGCGTGACAAGCAGGATTACGGAACCAAAGATTCCGAAAACATGTCCTTTCCCGACAGCACCCAGACGTCTTTTTATGATGGTGCTTCCATTGCGTCTGAAATGACTGCCGGTTTGAGAGGTTCACGATCCTTCCACACGGGTTTTCTGCCCAAGGACATCAATCTCAGATTTGGTGGCGAATATCGTCACGACACCTTCCAGATGACCGAGGGTGAGGCGGCTTCATGGGAAGGGCTTGGTGCAACGGATCACCCCGGTAACGTGCCGATGGCGGTGACCCATCAGAACCGTGATGTCTATGAAGGAAACGTCAATCTTGATTTCTATATAACGAAGAAATGGGAGTGGACGCTCGGCGGTCGTGTCGCCAGCTACAACAATCTTGCTACGGTCGAGACGGGTTCCATCGGCACGCGTTACGACTTTAACAAGCGCTGGGCCATTCGCGCCAACATTAATACCGGCTATCGCCCTCCGACCCTTGGCGAAATGTCATATTTCTACTCGGCTCCGTATCCGGGATATACGGTCGATCAGGTTCCAGCTAACAGTGCCCTTGCCAAATATCTTGGTGCAGGAAACATGAAAGGCGAGTACTCCAGAAGTTATACGATTGGCTTTGATGCCACGCCGGTCGATAATTTCCAGATAACAGGAAATCTGTATTACATCGCTATCAACGGTCGTCTGGGAAGCACGAAATCCTACAGTGTCAATACAAATGATTCGGCACTGATGGATCTTCTCCGCCAGTCGAATCTCGAAAGCGCCACGACACTTTCCTATTACGCCAATCTGTATAACACGCAGACATTTGGTGGTGACCTGAATGCGAACTACACACTGAAAACCAGACGCTATGGTAAATTTCGGTTTTCGATGGGTATCAATTTCTCGGATAACGAAATCAGATCCGCAAAAGACAATCTGGTCAATGAATACACAAAAATGATGGTGCTGCATGCAGCTCCTAAAAACCGTGAACAGATCAGCGTAAACTGGGAGATGGGAAAGTGGTCTGTCTTCGTTCAGGAAATGCGCTACGGGTCAGTTGTCTATATGGCGGCGCCGACCGGACCTGGCAGTGTTCCGTTCATGCAGAATCCCGGTTTCATTACAAATCTGGAAGTTGATTATAAAATCCTTCCCCAGTGGACGATCGGTGTTGGGGCGAACAATCTCGGAAACAAGTATCCGACCCGTGTTCCACGTGCGATTGCAAACTCCCAGCAGGGATTGGCGAAATATGCATCCTACTCGCCTTATGGCTTCAACGGTGGAATGTATTATGTGAAAACATCTCTGGATTTCTAA
- a CDS encoding pyridoxal phosphate-dependent aminotransferase, protein MPGFADRLNGIGISASAAMTDKATALKAEGLKIISLSSGEPDFPTPAHAVEAAVEAARSGDTKYPPQAGKPALRKAIQAKFLRENNLDYALDEILVANGAKQIIYDAMMATINPGDEVVLPTPYWISYADIARLGGAEIVQVPCPAASNFRLSAADLDAAITPRTKWLVLNFPNNPTGACCPRKDMEEIAAVMLKHEHVWIMTDDIYEHLVYDDFDFCTLAEVEPRLKERVLTVNGVSKAYAMTGWRVGFCGGPRELIAVMNNMQGQSTSGINTLAQAAAIAALEGPQDFLRERAAEYQMRRDLVVSLLNAIPGVQCHTPQGAFYVYPDISACIGKVTPEGRQIKTDADFVMALLEEKQVATVQGGAYGMSPFFRISYATSVETLREGCQRIAEFVQSLK, encoded by the coding sequence ATGCCTGGCTTTGCTGATCGACTGAACGGGATCGGAATCTCTGCTTCGGCTGCCATGACGGACAAGGCTACTGCGTTAAAAGCTGAAGGTCTGAAAATCATCAGCCTTTCTTCCGGCGAGCCTGATTTTCCTACGCCAGCTCATGCTGTCGAGGCGGCTGTCGAGGCGGCCCGCAGCGGTGATACGAAATACCCGCCACAGGCAGGCAAGCCCGCGCTGAGAAAGGCGATCCAGGCCAAGTTTCTGCGTGAGAACAATCTCGACTACGCGCTGGATGAAATTCTGGTAGCGAACGGCGCCAAGCAGATCATCTATGACGCCATGATGGCCACCATCAATCCCGGTGATGAGGTTGTTCTGCCAACGCCTTACTGGATCAGCTACGCCGATATTGCCCGTCTTGGTGGTGCCGAGATTGTGCAGGTTCCGTGCCCGGCGGCCAGTAATTTCCGGCTTTCAGCGGCAGATCTCGATGCGGCGATCACACCACGCACCAAATGGCTCGTGCTGAATTTCCCCAATAATCCGACCGGTGCTTGCTGCCCCAGAAAGGATATGGAAGAAATTGCGGCTGTCATGCTGAAGCATGAGCATGTCTGGATCATGACTGACGATATCTATGAGCATCTCGTCTATGATGATTTTGATTTCTGCACGCTTGCGGAAGTCGAGCCTCGTCTGAAAGAGCGCGTGCTGACCGTTAATGGCGTTTCCAAAGCGTATGCCATGACTGGCTGGCGTGTCGGCTTCTGTGGTGGTCCCCGTGAACTGATCGCCGTCATGAACAATATGCAGGGACAGTCGACCAGCGGCATCAACACGCTTGCACAGGCTGCTGCGATTGCCGCTCTGGAAGGGCCGCAGGACTTTCTCCGTGAGCGGGCTGCCGAATATCAGATGCGCCGGGATCTCGTTGTCAGTCTGCTGAATGCTATTCCGGGCGTGCAGTGCCATACTCCGCAGGGTGCTTTTTATGTTTATCCGGATATCAGTGCCTGCATCGGCAAAGTAACGCCGGAAGGCCGGCAGATCAAAACGGATGCTGATTTTGTCATGGCGCTTCTGGAAGAGAAACAGGTGGCGACCGTTCAGGGCGGCGCTTATGGGATGAGTCCTTTCTTCCGCATTTCTTATGCCACCAGTGTTGAGACATTGCGTGAAGGATGCCAGCGTATTGCTGAATTCGTTCAGTCGCTGAAATAA
- a CDS encoding acetyl-CoA carboxylase biotin carboxyl carrier protein, translating to MTGSAAQIPSFDTDDIACIAGMLAQAGLESFEISGPDGTRLFIKTSQSEPQSETRHTQPPLSQKTDAADTCFAVKTPYFGVLTLTHPLRDAPFAPVGSHVKTGDIVALLTLETLQIPVVASVGGEVIEITAQEGELTGFGTEIMKIRPTQAA from the coding sequence ATGACCGGATCAGCCGCACAAATCCCTTCTTTTGATACGGATGATATTGCCTGTATTGCCGGGATGCTCGCCCAGGCGGGACTTGAGTCATTCGAAATATCTGGTCCGGATGGAACAAGACTTTTTATAAAGACTTCCCAATCAGAGCCTCAGTCTGAAACCCGGCATACGCAGCCACCTCTGTCACAGAAAACTGATGCTGCTGACACCTGCTTCGCAGTAAAGACGCCGTATTTCGGCGTCCTGACTCTCACCCATCCCTTGCGTGACGCCCCGTTTGCACCGGTCGGCTCACATGTGAAAACCGGTGATATTGTCGCCTTGTTGACACTGGAAACACTGCAGATACCTGTTGTGGCATCGGTTGGCGGTGAAGTTATCGAGATCACCGCTCAGGAAGGTGAACTGACCGGCTTTGGCACGGAAATTATGAAAATCCGCCCTACCCAAGCCGCTTAA
- the accC gene encoding acetyl-CoA carboxylase biotin carboxylase subunit — protein sequence MTDNRRFNRVLIANRGEIALRIQRACRQLGLETVAVYSDADRESRHVQEADIALCIGPAAASRSYLDRDGLLLAARATGATAIHPGYGFLSENADFADAVEEAGLTFIGPTGTSIRMMGDKIMAKRTMLAAGVPCVPGSDGPLPESPDEILALAEKVGFPVIVKASGGGGGRGMRVVHRAEDLIEAVGLTSREAQQAFGNPTLYLEKFMQKPRHIEIQVLCDTHGTALWLGARDCSLQRRHQKVLEEAPPPGIDPAVIAEIGERCAAACRHIGYRGAGTFEFLYEDGVFAFIEMNTRVQVEHPVTEQITDIDIVAEQLRIAQGDRLTIRQEDIVFRGHAIECRLNAEDGLTFLPSPGTVTRWDLPGGPGIRVDSHVVSGYTIPPYYDSLIGKIIGYGATREEAIARLQVALAEMKVEGISTNIGLHQDLLANPTVRKGSMDIHFLEKWLEERAAP from the coding sequence ATGACTGATAATCGTCGTTTTAACAGAGTCCTGATCGCCAATCGTGGTGAAATTGCGTTACGTATCCAGCGTGCCTGTCGACAGCTTGGTCTGGAAACTGTGGCCGTTTATTCGGACGCGGATCGGGAAAGCCGCCATGTGCAGGAAGCTGACATCGCCCTGTGCATTGGTCCGGCAGCAGCCTCCCGCAGCTATCTGGATCGGGACGGGCTTTTGCTGGCGGCACGGGCGACGGGTGCTACGGCCATTCATCCCGGCTATGGCTTTCTCTCTGAAAATGCAGACTTCGCTGATGCTGTTGAGGAAGCTGGTCTGACATTCATCGGTCCGACCGGGACTTCAATCCGGATGATGGGCGACAAGATCATGGCCAAACGCACGATGCTGGCCGCAGGCGTGCCCTGCGTGCCCGGATCAGACGGTCCGCTGCCGGAATCTCCTGATGAGATCCTCGCGCTGGCTGAAAAGGTTGGATTTCCTGTTATTGTCAAAGCGTCGGGCGGAGGCGGTGGACGTGGAATGCGCGTCGTACATCGAGCCGAAGATCTGATCGAAGCAGTCGGCCTGACCTCACGCGAAGCCCAGCAGGCGTTCGGAAACCCGACTCTGTATCTCGAAAAATTCATGCAGAAACCCCGTCATATCGAGATTCAGGTTCTCTGTGACACGCATGGAACCGCTCTCTGGCTTGGCGCCCGTGACTGCTCGCTACAGAGACGCCATCAGAAGGTTCTGGAAGAAGCGCCTCCACCGGGCATTGATCCCGCAGTTATCGCGGAGATTGGTGAACGCTGCGCCGCAGCATGCCGCCACATTGGCTATCGTGGCGCGGGAACATTCGAATTTTTGTATGAAGACGGTGTGTTCGCTTTTATCGAGATGAACACACGTGTGCAGGTTGAGCATCCCGTCACGGAACAGATCACGGACATCGATATTGTCGCGGAGCAACTCCGCATCGCTCAGGGTGACAGGCTGACAATCCGACAGGAGGACATTGTCTTTCGTGGTCATGCCATTGAATGCCGCCTGAATGCAGAAGACGGTCTGACATTCCTTCCCTCGCCCGGCACTGTGACTCGCTGGGATCTACCCGGCGGTCCAGGTATCCGGGTGGATAGCCATGTCGTGTCTGGCTATACGATCCCGCCTTATTATGACTCGCTTATTGGCAAAATCATCGGCTATGGCGCGACGCGCGAAGAAGCAATTGCACGTCTGCAGGTTGCTCTGGCGGAAATGAAGGTGGAAGGCATATCGACGAATATCGGTCTGCATCAGGACCTTCTCGCAAATCCGACTGTCCGGAAAGGCAGTATGGATATTCACTTTCTTGAAAAATGGCTTGAAGAAAGAGCTGCACCATGA
- a CDS encoding acetyl-CoA carboxylase biotin carboxyl carrier protein, whose protein sequence is MDIPRIQHLIDLLARSPIDELELEESGWKIRLTRGTGNAAMTSPVTQLTPSETTPQKTTDTVAVSQPVEQVIPSPTYGVFHISPSPGTPAYVKIGDVVEAGQQVGLVEAMKVFNAVKAPQSGRITEILVEDGAEVEAGTPLFRLA, encoded by the coding sequence ATGGACATCCCGCGGATTCAGCATTTGATAGATCTGCTCGCTCGTTCTCCGATCGACGAACTTGAGCTCGAAGAAAGCGGATGGAAAATCAGGCTGACCCGGGGGACCGGCAATGCTGCGATGACTTCTCCCGTCACGCAGCTCACGCCGAGCGAAACTACACCCCAAAAGACAACAGATACTGTTGCCGTTTCTCAGCCCGTAGAGCAGGTCATTCCTTCACCGACCTACGGCGTTTTCCATATCTCGCCCTCACCCGGAACACCGGCTTATGTGAAGATCGGCGATGTGGTGGAAGCAGGGCAGCAGGTCGGTCTGGTTGAAGCCATGAAAGTCTTCAATGCAGTCAAGGCGCCCCAGTCCGGGCGTATTACAGAAATTCTGGTGGAAGATGGCGCTGAAGTGGAGGCGGGGACTCCCCTGTTTCGTCTGGCATGA
- a CDS encoding SDR family oxidoreductase: MSSQPYRNALVTGASSGIGAAIVRRLREAGLEVHAVARDEKRLAQLAEETGCIPHAVSVADQKGIEALIKDIEVDVLINNAGQSRTGNITKTTPEDIDALVDVNLRAVLQLTALVVPGMMQRDRGHIVNISSIAGHYAFAGGNTVYHATKAGVHSLSQQLRCDLFGHHIRVTEISPARVETEVFGRLIGDMAEAKKRFFDEYESLLPEDIANSVAFAVLAPSRMNVSFMEVLPTMQVVGGLNFAKKTADKV, translated from the coding sequence ATGAGCAGTCAGCCGTATCGTAACGCTCTCGTTACAGGCGCTTCCTCCGGAATCGGTGCGGCGATTGTCAGGCGGCTCAGGGAAGCCGGTCTGGAAGTCCATGCCGTGGCCCGTGACGAGAAGCGTCTGGCGCAGCTGGCGGAAGAGACTGGCTGCATCCCTCACGCTGTCAGTGTGGCGGACCAGAAAGGCATTGAAGCACTCATCAAGGACATTGAAGTCGATGTGCTGATCAACAATGCCGGGCAGTCCCGCACAGGCAACATCACAAAGACGACACCGGAGGACATTGACGCGCTAGTTGATGTGAACCTTCGGGCAGTCCTGCAACTGACCGCACTTGTTGTGCCGGGAATGATGCAGCGGGATCGCGGACATATCGTCAACATCAGCTCCATTGCGGGCCATTACGCTTTCGCGGGCGGCAACACGGTCTATCATGCAACGAAGGCTGGCGTTCACTCCCTTTCCCAGCAGCTTCGCTGTGATCTGTTCGGGCATCATATCCGCGTCACCGAAATCTCCCCGGCTCGCGTGGAGACGGAAGTCTTCGGTCGCCTGATTGGCGACATGGCCGAAGCGAAAAAGCGGTTTTTCGATGAATATGAATCGCTTCTGCCGGAAGATATCGCGAATTCAGTGGCTTTTGCTGTGCTCGCACCGTCACGCATGAATGTCAGTTTCATGGAAGTTCTGCCAACCATGCAGGTCGTGGGTGGACTGAACTTCGCAAAGAAAACCGCCGACAAGGTCTGA
- the pxpB gene encoding 5-oxoprolinase subunit PxpB gives MTDTSERSIILSDQKSGPAGDQAPVISMIGTKAMLFEAPGAFTMAHQRRIWALIEAAESRSDVQELIPGVTNLMLVFKMPPKDPEQIAAWLRHAWDTLPERHIKGRLFEIGVQYGGGLGEDLQRVADHAGLTPEEVISIHHGNEYTVCAIGSAPGFGYLHGLDPRIATPRKSVPSLHMLAGTVTIGGMQAGISALTGPNGWNSIGFTEITLFDPMKEPPALFAIGDRIRFYPESIVL, from the coding sequence ATGACAGATACTTCGGAACGCAGCATCATCCTGTCAGATCAGAAATCCGGTCCGGCCGGTGATCAAGCGCCGGTCATCAGCATGATTGGCACCAAGGCGATGCTGTTTGAAGCGCCGGGTGCTTTCACGATGGCGCATCAGCGTCGCATCTGGGCTTTGATCGAGGCCGCTGAAAGCCGCAGCGACGTTCAGGAACTTATTCCGGGCGTCACGAATCTGATGCTCGTTTTCAAGATGCCTCCGAAAGATCCGGAGCAGATTGCTGCATGGCTGCGTCACGCCTGGGACACGCTGCCTGAGCGACACATCAAGGGGCGTCTGTTCGAGATTGGTGTCCAGTACGGCGGCGGACTCGGTGAGGATCTTCAGCGTGTCGCAGATCATGCCGGTTTGACGCCGGAGGAAGTGATCTCCATTCACCACGGTAATGAATACACGGTCTGCGCCATCGGGAGTGCTCCCGGTTTTGGCTATCTGCACGGTCTCGATCCGCGTATCGCTACTCCACGGAAATCGGTTCCGTCCCTGCATATGCTGGCCGGAACTGTCACGATCGGCGGGATGCAGGCAGGCATTTCGGCCCTGACCGGACCGAATGGCTGGAACTCGATCGGTTTTACGGAAATCACGCTGTTCGATCCGATGAAGGAGCCACCAGCTTTGTTTGCGATCGGAGATCGTATTCGTTTCTATCCTGAGAGTATCGTGCTGTGA
- a CDS encoding 5-oxoprolinase subunit C family protein produces MITVLETSPLNTVQDCGRPGYRNLGVGSSGVMDMLALRAGNILLENQPDDACIELQTFPFLLRFDAPASFAVTGIDADMELDGQKLLPWSAVTASAGQTLRIGPPRTGARGYVCVAGGIDVPVTLGSRSTQLRGGFGGLSGRFLETGDTLGIRSGGASCSGYAVLPPSVALKNGNDTETPGIVTLRFIPATDYLLFTEQSRAIFQNCEWKITPQSNRVGYRLSGDKLQLTNPVELRSYGIVPGIVQVPPAGEPIVQMADANTAGGYPRIATVIEADLWRLAQARIGSRIRFQECSYEEGVDAMRPVEAWLENMKLMVSRYRNSCMRRESGKAGGKK; encoded by the coding sequence GTGATCACCGTTCTCGAAACATCACCGCTGAATACCGTTCAGGATTGCGGCAGACCCGGTTATCGTAATCTTGGTGTCGGCAGCTCGGGTGTCATGGATATGCTGGCGCTACGTGCCGGGAATATTCTGCTCGAAAACCAGCCTGACGATGCCTGTATCGAGTTGCAGACTTTTCCTTTTCTGCTGCGTTTTGATGCGCCTGCCAGCTTCGCCGTCACCGGGATAGACGCCGACATGGAACTGGACGGACAAAAGCTCCTGCCCTGGTCGGCAGTCACGGCTTCTGCCGGACAGACACTCCGTATCGGACCGCCGCGTACTGGCGCACGAGGATATGTCTGCGTGGCAGGCGGCATTGATGTTCCGGTCACACTCGGTTCGCGCAGCACGCAGCTTCGTGGTGGCTTTGGGGGCCTGTCCGGACGTTTTCTGGAGACAGGCGACACGCTGGGTATTCGTTCCGGGGGTGCTTCCTGCTCTGGTTATGCGGTGCTTCCGCCATCGGTGGCTTTGAAAAACGGAAATGATACCGAGACGCCGGGCATTGTGACGCTCCGTTTTATCCCGGCGACAGATTATCTGCTGTTTACCGAGCAATCCCGTGCGATTTTTCAGAATTGCGAGTGGAAAATCACGCCACAGAGCAACCGGGTCGGATATCGGCTGAGCGGGGACAAACTTCAGCTTACAAACCCTGTGGAATTGCGTTCCTACGGGATTGTGCCGGGCATTGTGCAGGTGCCCCCCGCTGGAGAACCGATCGTGCAGATGGCGGACGCCAACACGGCAGGTGGCTATCCCCGTATCGCTACGGTCATCGAGGCGGATCTCTGGCGGCTCGCTCAGGCGCGGATCGGCTCCCGCATCCGTTTTCAGGAATGCAGTTACGAGGAAGGGGTTGACGCCATGCGGCCTGTCGAAGCCTGGCTTGAAAACATGAAGCTGATGGTCAGCCGTTATCGTAATTCCTGTATGCGTCGAGAGTCCGGAAAGGCCGGAGGCAAGAAATGA
- a CDS encoding LamB/YcsF family protein, with protein MKIDLNSDMGEGFGRWTMADDDALMGLISSANIACGYHAGDYAIMDHTVRLAKEKGVGIGAHPGLPDLIGFGRRTMVVSDTDMEAMLACQIGALQGVAARHGHRVTHVSYHAAFGTMANENDDRALRLVRVIAALDKDLTVFCMPGQPTERAAEKVGLKTHTLFLADRAYTAAGTLVPRGQPGAVIHDLAGVRARVRQFLEDGLVTTIDGVRMPVKARSILVHSDTPGSLEIAKAIRGEMDACGAVLTPAHRLND; from the coding sequence ATGAAGATTGATCTCAATTCCGACATGGGCGAAGGCTTCGGCCGCTGGACAATGGCCGATGATGACGCGCTGATGGGGCTGATCTCGTCCGCCAATATCGCCTGTGGTTATCATGCCGGTGATTACGCGATCATGGATCACACCGTCAGGCTGGCGAAAGAAAAGGGCGTTGGGATCGGAGCGCATCCGGGTCTGCCTGATCTTATCGGTTTTGGCAGACGCACCATGGTTGTTTCCGATACGGATATGGAAGCCATGCTGGCCTGTCAGATCGGTGCCCTTCAGGGGGTCGCCGCCCGTCACGGCCATCGTGTCACGCATGTGAGCTATCATGCCGCTTTCGGCACCATGGCCAATGAGAATGACGATCGTGCCCTGCGACTGGTTCGGGTAATTGCGGCTCTTGATAAGGATCTGACGGTCTTTTGCATGCCCGGCCAGCCAACTGAGCGGGCCGCCGAAAAAGTCGGATTGAAAACACACACCCTGTTTCTTGCTGATCGGGCCTACACTGCTGCCGGAACGCTGGTGCCGCGTGGTCAACCGGGCGCGGTGATTCATGATCTTGCAGGCGTGCGCGCCCGTGTCAGGCAGTTTCTTGAAGATGGTTTAGTGACAACGATTGACGGCGTGCGGATGCCGGTGAAGGCACGTTCGATCCTGGTTCATAGCGACACACCGGGTTCGCTCGAGATCGCAAAAGCCATTCGCGGCGAGATGGATGCCTGTGGAGCGGTGCTGACGCCAGCGCACAGACTGAACGACTGA